The Chitinophaga caeni genome segment GCCAGGCATGTTTTTAAGTGAATTTTCAACGGTGGCATCGATATTCGCCCAATAAGCGATATCGGCATTTTCTTTGCTAAATTCTTTAAATGAAGTCATGGAGCTTGCCTTCTCATCATCTTTCAGGTTGAAAAGACGTTTAACTTCCGTTGTTAAAACGGCGGAGTTATCGACAGCAGGGGCGTCCGTATCCATAAATGAGCTATATTTCTCAAAATCAGGAGAAATCAATGCCATTACGGTTTTGTCATCCCAAGCTAAAGTAGCGTTGGTACCTTCTTCGATTTTAACAATACCGATTTTTACTTTATCGGCCGTAGTTACAGTTACATTCGGGATATTCTTTGTAACGTACGCTTCGAATTTAGAAGCGTCGGTTAATTTACCGATAGTAGCATAATACATTTTACCATCGGGGGTAGCGCTGGAGAAGAAGTACAAAGTACCTTTCAAATCCACGCCGGAATTTTGGAAATCCTTTACGCCCTTGGTAACCGGGTTAGAAGTATCTTCGGAGCCATCTGCACCGCTGGCGGTTTTGGAGATGGTTTCTAGGATTTTTTCATTAGATAATCCGCTTTCTAATAGTTTTTGTTCTAACTGCTTCGTGTTGATGCTAGCAACGAAGCTAGCTTCCTTCGGGATATATTTGCTTTGTTCAGGAGCTTTCGAACAAGATGAAAGAACCAGGATAGCCGATAAGGCTACCAACAAAACCCGGGATATCTTTTGTTTCATAAAAGGTAAATGGTTTTGATGAGATTTACTAAGTAACAAAAATACGACCATTTTTGGATGATATAATACTATTATTCATATATTATTGTAATTAAAGTCCCAATAACACAATAATTTTATCAAGATGTTATCCGTTTTAAATACCTACCTTTGATGATAGCGCCTATATTATACCTTGCCATTATTTATTGAAAAACCGAAAAACCACTATGTTCTTAATTCTTTTACAGTACATCCGCCCCGTTGCGGCCATAGATCATTATATGGACGGCCACTTGGCTTTTTTAGACAAGTATTATAAAAGCGGGCAATTTATCTTGTCTGGCAAGCGTAAGCCCCGCACGGGAGGGCTCATTTTGTGCAAAGCTTCCAGCAGGAGAGAGGTAGAACAGATTTTAGCTGAAGATCCTTTCGACCGTTTACAGCTGGTAATGTACGAAGTTATCGAGTTCGAGCCCACAGTGTATTCTGCCGAGTTTGCCAATTATATCTCTTAATCTAAAGCGTTTATTTTCAACGCATTATTTCTGCTCAATTTTGCTTCACTGCCAAGTTTTAACCAACCGGGAGGGATGGGGTTTTTCTGTCGATTAATGAGTGCCTTCTACTTCTTCTTTTAAACTTTCCAGCCCATCTTCAAACTGATCGGAGAGCATACCTTTCATGAGGAGTCCCATAACATTATAAGGCCGTTTCATTTCCGAATCGAAGGTCCAGGTTACGACGGTTGACCGTTCGTTGGGTACTAGGTCAAATTGTACATCCGCCTGGCTTTCTTCGGGTTGATAGAAATATATTTTCTGTTGAACTTTTGAATAAGGTTGTAAATGCGTGTGCTGTAGTTTTCCATCACCTATCTTTTTGCCTTTCCAAGTGGTGGAAGCGCCTTCGGTGCCATCTTCCCCCTGGATTGAAAAAGTGGCTCCCGGATCCATTTTCGACCATTCGCTCCATTTATTAAAATGCTCGAACTTGACAATATGCGGCCATATTACGCTATCCGGCGCATGGATGGCAATAGATTTTTCGATATGCA includes the following:
- a CDS encoding SRPBCC family protein: MKFLKFLAWLIGIVIVIAILLVMFAPTKVHIEKSIAIHAPDSVIWPHIVKFEHFNKWSEWSKMDPGATFSIQGEDGTEGASTTWKGKKIGDGKLQHTHLQPYSKVQQKIYFYQPEESQADVQFDLVPNERSTVVTWTFDSEMKRPYNVMGLLMKGMLSDQFEDGLESLKEEVEGTH
- a CDS encoding YciI family protein encodes the protein MFLILLQYIRPVAAIDHYMDGHLAFLDKYYKSGQFILSGKRKPRTGGLILCKASSRREVEQILAEDPFDRLQLVMYEVIEFEPTVYSAEFANYIS